AAACCCAAGACTCCTGACGTATGGTTTAATCTTTATATAAATGACAATAAAGCTACCATTAGTCTGGAGTTAACTGGTGGCTCTCTTCATAGAAGAGGTTACAGAAAAAATAGTCTTGAAGCACCTATCATGGAAAATCTTGCTGCTGGAATAATAAGAATTTCAAAATGGAATGGGGAAACCAATCTATATGACCCATTCTGCGGCTCAGGTACAATATTAGCTGAAGCTTTACTGAAAGTTTGTGATATACCTTCTTGCTATAACAGAGAAAATCTTGGTATTTTTTATATGCCTGACTTTAATCGTAACACGTTTGATTATGTAAGAAAATGTTCCCTTGAAAGTATTAAACCTCTTCCAAATAATTTAATTTCCGGAAGCGATATAGATAAAAGAGCAATTCAGATTGCAAAAGAAAATTTAAAACTGATTCCTCACGGTGATAAGGTTAAACTGGCAGTTACCGATTTTTCAAAAATAAAAAGTATAGAAAATTCAACAATTATAACCAATCCTCCTTATGGGAAGAGGCTTGGTGAAAAAAATGAGGTGAGTCGTCTTATTACAAGTTTTGGAGACTTCTTAAAAAATAACTGTAAAGGTAGCAAAGCATTTGTTTACTTCGGCAATAGAGAATTAATTAAAAAGGTAGGCTTAAAAACTTCTATGAAAATGCCACTTAAAAATGGCGGACTTGATGGAAGATTAACCTGCTATGAAATCTACTAAGTTTATTATTTGAATTTTTATTAGACAAGTTAAAATCTTAAATAATTTTAATTGAAATTTATAATAAAAAATCTTATCCTTACTTGATTGTTACGGAGGTACATATGATTAAAATTTATGCTAAAGATAAAAATAATAAAATAAAGATTGTAGATAATATAGATGCTCTGATGCCCGATTTAAAAGAATTATTGTGGATAGACATGATAAAGCCTTCTTCTGAAGAGTTTAAGGTAATTTCTACCATTTACAATGTTGAATTTCCTACAAAACAGGAAACTGAAGAGATTGAGATTTCGTCAAGATATTGGGAGACATCAAAAGATATTACCGTAAACACATATTTTTTTACACTTATTGACAATACACCTCACAATGAAACAGTATCTTTTATTTTACAGGATAATTTTTTGGTAACGATACGCTATCGTGAATTAAGGACATTTGATGAATGTATAAAGAAAATAATTTCTTTACCTAACCTTTTTAACTCCGGTTTTTATATTTTTAGCAATATACTTGAAATGAGAATTGATATGGATGCGGATATTCTTGAAAATATTGCTAAAGGAATTTCTAATTTAAGAAAAAACCTTTTAAATGAAGATATGGACAGTGAAGATTTGTTGGAATCAATATCTATGAATGAGGACCATAATACAAGACTAAGAGAAAGTTTAATTGATAAACAAAGGCTTCTATCTGCAATTCTAAAATCTCCCAAACTTCCCTCTAACTTGGAAAATAATTTCAAAATAATGATTAAAGACGTCAATTCTCTAATCGATTATACAAGGTTTAATTTTGACAGGCTTGATTACATACAAAACATATTCCTTGGTCAGTTAGGTATAGAGCAAAATAATATTATAAAAATATTTACAATTGTGAATGTTATTTTTCTTCCCCCTACCCTTGTGGCAAGTATTTATGGAATGAACTTCAAATTCTTCCCTGAGTTGGATTGGCACTTTGGGTATCCTTTTTCTTTAATATTGATGCTGATTTCATCTATTTTACCGATATTAATTTTCAAAAAGAAAGGTTGGATGTAAAAAAGCCCTGAAATCAGGGCTTTTTTAATTATTCTGTATCACCTTTATTTAGCAGCTTTAAGAGTTTTGTATTAGTAGAAAGGAAATATTTACTATCTTTGGTTAATACATCTGAATATACGTCTAATGTCTTAATAAATTCAAAAAAGTTAGGGTCTTGTTTAAATGCATCAGCATAGATTTTTACAACTTTAGCATCAGTGGCACCTTTAATTTCCTGAACTTTTTTATAAGCTTCAGCCAAAATTATTTTCTTTTCCTTTTCAGTTTTAGCTTTTATCTTTCTACCTTCTTCAATACCTTCAGAGCGATATTGTTTTGCAATTCTTACCCTTTCAGCTCTCATCCTTTCATATACAGCTTTTTCGTTTTCCGGCGGTAAGTCTGCTCGCTTTATCCTGATATCGTGTATATCTATTCCGTATACTTTAGCTTTCTCTTTAGCCGCTTTTGTAACATTAGCCATAATTTCATTTCTGTTTATGCTTACAACTTCGGTTAATGTATGTTGTCCTAACTCAATTCTCATTTCTGAATATATTATGTCGTCAATTCTTGACATAGCGCCATATACATCTCTTACACTAAGATAAAATTTTAAAGGATCATTAATTTTCCATCTGCAATAATTATCGAGCAAAAGTGTTTTTTTATCTTTAGTCAATATTTCTGAAACAGGTGCATCATATTCTAACAACATTTTACTTAAATAAGAAACATTATATAAAAATGGTACTTTTACATATAGCCCTGGCTTGTCAATAACCTTAACAACCTTCCCGAGGTAAGTAACTATAGCCTGCTCGTTAACCTTAACTGTATAAAAAACTCCTGTAAAAGGAGCAACGATTAAAATAGCAAAAATAATTGCTACCACTATAAAAACTTTTTTCATTTTGCATCCCCTTTTATCATTCCGTCAAGACCCATAAATGGACTTATGTTTTTAATATTTTCGTCAAAAATAAATATTTGACCACCTTTCAAAATCTCTGCCATTTTTTCAAGATATAATCTTTTTTTAGTGATATTTGGCGCCATTTTATAACTTTCGTAAATATTTAAAAATCTTGTAGTCTCACCTTTGGCTCTCTGAATCTTTTCAACCTCATATGCTTCTGCATCCAGTATCATTTCAGCTGCCTCAGCTCTTGCTTTTGGTATTACTTCGTTTCTATACGCTTCGGCCTCATTGATAAATCTATTTTTATCTTCTTTTGCACTGGCAACATCTTTAAAAGCGGCAACGACAGCTTTAGGAGGCTCAACATCCTGCAATTGAACCGCTACAATATCAATTCCGGAATTGTAAAAATTAAGAATATCTTGCAAAATTACCTGGGTTTCCTGCTGTATTCTGCTTTTGCCTGTAGTTAAAATATCATCAATTTTCTCTTTACCAGCTATCTCTCTGATAGCTGATTCTGCTGCATCTTTTATTACTTTTTCTACATTTAATACATTATAAAGATATTTTACTATATCACCTATTTTATATTGCACAATAAGGTCAATGCTTACAATATTTTCATCACCCGTTAACATTAAAGCCTCTTTAGGCACAGACTTTATATTACCATCTTTTCCTGTCCTAAAACCAATCTCTATTCTGTGAATTTTAGTAACTTCTGCCTTATCAATTCTTTCAATAGGAAAAGGTAAATGGAAATGAGGACCAGCTCCAACTACATTAACAATTTTTCCAAACCTCATTACTACTGCCTGCTCGTTTGCCTTAACGATGTAAAAACCACTTAAGATCCATAATAGTAACAATATGATAAAAATAATTGTTCCGGATACTTGAATTTTAAATTTTGGTAATTTGACATTTAGCTTTTGATCGCCCCACGGATTGTTTTCCACTTAATCCTCCTTATAATTTACTTAGGAAAAGTCCATTAATTAAAAGTTAATATTTAGGTAAATACATACAGTTGTTATAAGGCAGATAGAAAAAAAAATAAAGATTTTTCTACAAATGATTGAAAATGATAATTTTATTTGTTAGAATTACTTAAATCAAAGATGGAGGGCGTCTATGAATGTAACTGATATCAACAAAATACGCAATGTTGCTTTTATTTCACATGGTGGTGCAGGAAAAACCAGTCTTATTGAGGCAATACTTTTTAATGCCAAAGTAACAAAAAAGATAGGTAGTGTTGATGCAGGAACAAGCGTTATGGATTTTGACCCGGTAGAAATTGAAAGAAAAATATCTATTAACAGTAAAGTTTGTTCTGTTGAATGGAATAAATATTCGCTAAATATTGTTGATACTCCAGGATATTCAAACTTTTTACATGAAACTAAAGCTGCACTTTCTGCTGTTGGTGGAGCTGTTGTTATCGCCAGTGCTATTACTGGTGTTAAGGCAGAAACAGAAAGAGTTTGGAAATTTGCTGATCAATATGACCTTGCTAAAATTATTTTTGTCAACAAAATGGATAAAGAGAGAGCTGATTTCTACAGATCACTTTCAGATATTGAAAAATCATTTGGTATCAATCCTGTACCTATATTTCTCCCGATTGGTAAAGAAGATAACTTTAGAGGGTTGATAGATTTAATCAAAATGAAAGCTTATCTTTACCCAAGTGATGCTACTGCTGAGTTTCAGGTAGAAGATATTCCGGCTGATATGTTAGATGAAGCTGAAGAATATAGAAACAAGCTGCTTGAAGCTATAAGTGAAACTGATGACAGTTTAATTGAAAAATTTCTTGAAGGTGAAGAGTTTACCGAGGAAGAAATCTTAAAAGGTGTGAGAGAAGGTACAATTTCAAAGAGATTTATACCCGTAATCTGCGGTTCAGCAACTAAAAATATAGGTTCTAAACTTTTACTTGAAGCTATAATTAATTATCTCCCTTCACCACTTCAAAGGGAAAGAAGGGAAGCGATAGATAAAAAAACAGGTGAAACAATATTTATTGATCCTCAAGATAAAGAGTTAGTGGGGTTTGTTTTTAAAACTTTTATAGACCCTTTTGCAGGAAAACTTTCTATTATCAGATTGTATTCAGGTGAGCTAACATGTGATAGCGAAATATATAATGTTAATAAAAATGAAACCGAAAAAATAAATCAACTTTATTTGTTACAAGGTAAAAATTTTGTAAAAGTAGACAAATTAATTGCAGGTCAAATAGGTATGGTTAATAAATTAAAGTATACGGAATCTTTTGATACCTTTACCAGTAATAAAAAATATCAGGTTGAAGTTACACCGGTTGATTTACCTGAACCTGTACTTGCTTTTTCACTTGTACCAAAATCAAAAGATGATGAAGATAAAGTAAGTAGCGGGCTGCATAGACTGATGGAAGAAGATCCGGGGATTAGAGTATCCAGAGATGAACAAACCGGGGAGCTTTTGTTAAACGGTATGGGGCAGATGCATATCGAAGTTGTAGTGGAAAAACTTAAGAAAAAATTTAATGTAGAAGTTGACTTAAAAACTCCAAAAGTTCCATATAAAGAAACAATTAAAGGGAAAGCTAGTGGACAAGGGAAGTATAAAAAACAATCCGGTGGCAGAGGTCAGTATGGAGATGTTTGGATTACAGTTGAGCCTTTACCAAGGGGGGAAGGTTTTGAATTTGTAGACCAAATAGTTGGAGGAGCTATCCCAAAACAATATATTCCAGCTGTAGAAAAAGGGATAAGAGAAGCAGCATTAGAAGGGGTTATTGCGGGTTATCCAATGGTAGATTTTAAAGTTACACTGTATGACGGTTCTTATCACTCAGTTGACTCTTCAGAAATGGCATTTAAAATTGCTGCATCTATGGCTTACAAAAAGGTGGCAATGGATGCCAAGCCTGTTCTTTTGGAACCTATTATGAATATGGACATATTTGTACCAGAGGATTCAGTAGGTAATGTTATAGGAGATCTTAATTCAAGAAGAGGAAGAATATTAAATGTCGAACCTCAGACAAACGGCCAACATATTTCAGCTCAAGTACCTATGGCTGAAATACTTAAGTATGCTCCTGATTTAAGAAGTATGACAGGTGGTAGAGGCGTATTTACTATGGAATTCAGCCACTATGAAGAATTACCGAGTCATCTTGCAGATAAAGTTATTCAAGAAAATAAAAAGGATGAAGATTAACTTTAAGAGGGGTGTAACCCACCCCTTTTTATATTGTAATGATTGAAATCAACCTATTAAAATATTTAAATAAAAGCTTTTCTGAAATTTATGAAATTGAGCATTCGGTAGAAGTACAGCCTCATAAAAAGAAAAAGTTTAGTTTATTCACGATATATTTAATTTCAGGCTCCATACTGCTAATAGGAGCGATTATTGTAACGACTATGCTTATTTTAAGAGAGCCTAAAGGTGAAGAAAAAGTTAAAACATTTCCCGGAAATATTATTGTGGATAATACAAGCAAAAAAGATAAGGCTGTTTCAGAATATAAAGTTATAGGCACAATAAATATAAATGATAATATTTCAACAAATGAGGCAAATACAGCCAAAACACATACTGAAGCAACAAAAAGTGAACCTAAAACAACTAACAAAGACAAAATAATAAATAGCAAAGCAGTTCAACCTCTTCAAAATGTTAAAACCGCTCCTAAGGCAAAACCTCACGTAAAAAATATATCTGAGCAGAAACAGGATAAAAATACGACTAAACCTTTTTATACAATTTCAATAGAAAATATTGATTATAAAACGTATAACCTGTTATTAAAAAACATTAAAGGAAAAACCATAAAAATTACAAAGAGATGGACTATAAATACTAAAACATGGGATGTTTATGTTCAAGAAAATGGCACTAAAGAGTATATCGGCGGACACGAAGTCAAGAAAATCAAAACATTTAAAAGTAAAGACGAAGCGATAATATTTGCAAAAAAGTTATCTCAAAAAGTTATAATTAAAAGTAAAGACGCTAAAATCAATTACTTTAACATAGAAATATCTAATTTTAATAGTGTAGATGAAGCTAAAATATACGCCAGAAATATAAATATAAGTGGTAAAGTATTAAAAATATTGAAAAAAAGTAATTAAAATGTTGACGATAAAAAAAAAATGCTTTAAAATTTAAAATAATACGGGGGTGCATTATGACAAAGGCTGATATAGTTGAAAAGATTTATGAAGGTTTAGGTATTACCAAAAAAGATATTTCTACGGTAGTTGACAGGGTATTTGAAATAATGAGGGATGAAATTCTATCTAAAAATAACATCAAGATATCAGGATTTGGTAATTTTGATGTTAAAACAAGAGGCAGAAGGATTGGTAGAAACCCTAAAACAGGTGAAGAAAAAGTTATTGAACCTAGAACAGTAGTGGTTTTCAGACCTAGCCAACTCTTTAAAGAAGAGGTAAATGCATAGTAATAAAATTTACTATAAAATAAGTGAAGTTTGTGAAATCACTGACTTAAAGCCTTCTGTTTTGAGGTTTTGGGAAAAAGAGTTTAAAGAGATTAGACCCTTTAAGACTACTTCAAAAAGAAGGCTTTATACTCAGAAAAATATCGAAGCTATCAATAAGATAAAAGACCTATTGTATAATAAACGGATGACAATTGAGGGGGCAAAACGTTTTCTTAAAGAAGAAAACGTAAGTGAACCAAGTTCTAAGGAATTAGATTTGGAATTTTTGAAAGAAGAGTTAAGTGAAATTGTGAAAAAATTAAGGGAAATATAATTCCAGTTTAAACCCTACCCCAGTAACACTAATATCATATATTTTTATCTTTATATCATATTTTTCACAGATTGAATTTACTACATAAAGACCGAGTCCGGTGCCTGATTTTTTGGTAGTGAAAAAAGGTTTGAAAACATTGTCAGCAATCTCACTACTTATACCAGGACCGTTATCTTCATAAACCAATAGGATAGAAGATTCTATGTCCTTTAGTGTAATATTGATGATCGCATCACTTTTAGCTTGAAAACTGTTAATTATAAGATTCCAAATAATTTGTCTAACTTCTACTGTAGATATTACAACATTAGGGTTATTGGCTTGGCATTTATAATTTATCTTTAAATCGTCAAAAAGCCCGTAATAGTTAATTTCTTCAATAAATTCACTAATTGTACAATTTAAATCAATTTTGTCATTTGTAATTTTAGACTCTTTTACAACCATAAGTAAGTTATTTAATATATTGTCAAGTCTACTTATTTCTCTTTCCATGATATTAAAAAGTTTAGACTTCGGATGCTCATCTTTTTTAATAATTTGCAAGCTCCCTTTTATTGCACCAAGGGGATTTCTAATTTCATGTGCAATTATTGTTGAAAATTGTCCAAGTATTGCAAGCCTTTGCTGTTCATGAAGTTTTGATTTTAGATTTTCTTTTTCAGTAACATCTTGAAATATAAAAAGCTCGCCAGATAAGTTTGTATCGTATACAAATGGTTGAAATTTATATCCCAAATACTTGTTTTTATAAATTATTATTTCATCCTCAGCTTTAATAGATAAAATATCACTTAACTTTTTACCTATAATGCTTTCGCTAAATCCAAGAATTTTGAGTCCAGCAATATTACAAGATATTATAATCCCCTTTTTACTCATTAAAATTATGCCGATGTCAATGTTGTCTAATATACTTTTATACAGCTTTTCCAGGTATTTAAATCTTTCTTCAATGTCTTCCTTTTCCTTGTTTTTTACAGAATAAATTTTATGAAGATACGAAGTCAGCATCACAATTATAATAAATGAGAATCCATATTGAAATGCTCTTAAAATAAACTCATTGATATTAACATGATTACTTTTATGGTAAATAGTTATAGAAAATGCTGAGAAAGTCATAAGAAAAATAAATATTGTAAATATCCCAGCTTTAAATCCATCAAAAAAACACATATAAATTATTACAATAGAGTAAAAAACAATATAAGGGCTGTCAAAAAAGCCTGTTATCATAACTAAATAGGAAATTATACATAAGTCTAAAAGACCTTGAACATAAAGTAATATCACTTGGCTAATGAAATTTTGACCAATAAAAATCATTAGAGAAAATACTGTTATTACTATGGAGAGATTTAAAAAGAAAGGTGTTGTGGCACTTGAATAATTTCCCAAAAAAATGTTAATAAAAACGATTAAAAAAAATAAA
Above is a genomic segment from Deferrivibrio essentukiensis containing:
- the corA gene encoding magnesium/cobalt transporter CorA; protein product: MIKIYAKDKNNKIKIVDNIDALMPDLKELLWIDMIKPSSEEFKVISTIYNVEFPTKQETEEIEISSRYWETSKDITVNTYFFTLIDNTPHNETVSFILQDNFLVTIRYRELRTFDECIKKIISLPNLFNSGFYIFSNILEMRIDMDADILENIAKGISNLRKNLLNEDMDSEDLLESISMNEDHNTRLRESLIDKQRLLSAILKSPKLPSNLENNFKIMIKDVNSLIDYTRFNFDRLDYIQNIFLGQLGIEQNNIIKIFTIVNVIFLPPTLVASIYGMNFKFFPELDWHFGYPFSLILMLISSILPILIFKKKGWM
- a CDS encoding two-component system sensor histidine kinase NtrB, which gives rise to MITGFFDSPYIVFYSIVIIYMCFFDGFKAGIFTIFIFLMTFSAFSITIYHKSNHVNINEFILRAFQYGFSFIIIVMLTSYLHKIYSVKNKEKEDIEERFKYLEKLYKSILDNIDIGIILMSKKGIIISCNIAGLKILGFSESIIGKKLSDILSIKAEDEIIIYKNKYLGYKFQPFVYDTNLSGELFIFQDVTEKENLKSKLHEQQRLAILGQFSTIIAHEIRNPLGAIKGSLQIIKKDEHPKSKLFNIMEREISRLDNILNNLLMVVKESKITNDKIDLNCTISEFIEEINYYGLFDDLKINYKCQANNPNVVISTVEVRQIIWNLIINSFQAKSDAIINITLKDIESSILLVYEDNGPGISSEIADNVFKPFFTTKKSGTGLGLYVVNSICEKYDIKIKIYDISVTGVGFKLELYFP
- a CDS encoding MerR family transcriptional regulator, coding for MHSNKIYYKISEVCEITDLKPSVLRFWEKEFKEIRPFKTTSKRRLYTQKNIEAINKIKDLLYNKRMTIEGAKRFLKEENVSEPSSKELDLEFLKEELSEIVKKLREI
- the hflC gene encoding protease modulator HflC, whose product is MKKVFIVVAIIFAILIVAPFTGVFYTVKVNEQAIVTYLGKVVKVIDKPGLYVKVPFLYNVSYLSKMLLEYDAPVSEILTKDKKTLLLDNYCRWKINDPLKFYLSVRDVYGAMSRIDDIIYSEMRIELGQHTLTEVVSINRNEIMANVTKAAKEKAKVYGIDIHDIRIKRADLPPENEKAVYERMRAERVRIAKQYRSEGIEEGRKIKAKTEKEKKIILAEAYKKVQEIKGATDAKVVKIYADAFKQDPNFFEFIKTLDVYSDVLTKDSKYFLSTNTKLLKLLNKGDTE
- the hflK gene encoding FtsH protease activity modulator HflK, with amino-acid sequence MENNPWGDQKLNVKLPKFKIQVSGTIIFIILLLLWILSGFYIVKANEQAVVMRFGKIVNVVGAGPHFHLPFPIERIDKAEVTKIHRIEIGFRTGKDGNIKSVPKEALMLTGDENIVSIDLIVQYKIGDIVKYLYNVLNVEKVIKDAAESAIREIAGKEKIDDILTTGKSRIQQETQVILQDILNFYNSGIDIVAVQLQDVEPPKAVVAAFKDVASAKEDKNRFINEAEAYRNEVIPKARAEAAEMILDAEAYEVEKIQRAKGETTRFLNIYESYKMAPNITKKRLYLEKMAEILKGGQIFIFDENIKNISPFMGLDGMIKGDAK
- the fusA gene encoding elongation factor G → MNVTDINKIRNVAFISHGGAGKTSLIEAILFNAKVTKKIGSVDAGTSVMDFDPVEIERKISINSKVCSVEWNKYSLNIVDTPGYSNFLHETKAALSAVGGAVVIASAITGVKAETERVWKFADQYDLAKIIFVNKMDKERADFYRSLSDIEKSFGINPVPIFLPIGKEDNFRGLIDLIKMKAYLYPSDATAEFQVEDIPADMLDEAEEYRNKLLEAISETDDSLIEKFLEGEEFTEEEILKGVREGTISKRFIPVICGSATKNIGSKLLLEAIINYLPSPLQRERREAIDKKTGETIFIDPQDKELVGFVFKTFIDPFAGKLSIIRLYSGELTCDSEIYNVNKNETEKINQLYLLQGKNFVKVDKLIAGQIGMVNKLKYTESFDTFTSNKKYQVEVTPVDLPEPVLAFSLVPKSKDDEDKVSSGLHRLMEEDPGIRVSRDEQTGELLLNGMGQMHIEVVVEKLKKKFNVEVDLKTPKVPYKETIKGKASGQGKYKKQSGGRGQYGDVWITVEPLPRGEGFEFVDQIVGGAIPKQYIPAVEKGIREAALEGVIAGYPMVDFKVTLYDGSYHSVDSSEMAFKIAASMAYKKVAMDAKPVLLEPIMNMDIFVPEDSVGNVIGDLNSRRGRILNVEPQTNGQHISAQVPMAEILKYAPDLRSMTGGRGVFTMEFSHYEELPSHLADKVIQENKKDED
- a CDS encoding THUMP domain-containing class I SAM-dependent RNA methyltransferase; amino-acid sequence: MYKYLKTNRYFAAVLDNLEQVAAEELDELGAAEINTKYRGVSFTASKETLYKIVYCSKIPTRILAPIITFDCHSTKYLYKTAKSIKWDDFLPLNKTFAIFSSVSNSLITHSQYASLCLKDAIADYFRDKYGERPNVKPKTPDVWFNLYINDNKATISLELTGGSLHRRGYRKNSLEAPIMENLAAGIIRISKWNGETNLYDPFCGSGTILAEALLKVCDIPSCYNRENLGIFYMPDFNRNTFDYVRKCSLESIKPLPNNLISGSDIDKRAIQIAKENLKLIPHGDKVKLAVTDFSKIKSIENSTIITNPPYGKRLGEKNEVSRLITSFGDFLKNNCKGSKAFVYFGNRELIKKVGLKTSMKMPLKNGGLDGRLTCYEIY
- a CDS encoding integration host factor subunit alpha; protein product: MTKADIVEKIYEGLGITKKDISTVVDRVFEIMRDEILSKNNIKISGFGNFDVKTRGRRIGRNPKTGEEKVIEPRTVVVFRPSQLFKEEVNA